TAGATTTCAATTCAACCAGCGAAACAAGAGGGGGCGTACGTGAAAAAAAATAATTATATTATGGAGCTGATGCTGATTTTGCTTTTGACTCTTTATGGTTGCGGAGATGATTCATCCTCTCGCTCATCACAACCTTCCGAGGTTGATGCAGAGAGTTTTACTCTTCGCGCTGTTGAGCTTTGGGAGGACTACGATTATTCAATGGTCAATCCCGATGGGACGACTGATTCCGACGGCGATGGCGACATTGATGCTGACGATGCTGTGGTTTTTGTCGAAACATTTCAAGAAATGGGTTATTCCGTGCCGCCAACAACGGTCCAGGGTTTGTTTGACAATGAATATACCAGTAATGGCTATGCGGAAGATGGATCCGATCCGGATGTTGCTGTTAATGACTTCAGCTACACTCTTGCCTCCAGCGTCACGCAAGACGATTTAAAAAACATGCGTTGGGAGTTGTTGTCCGTCGGCGACATCATTTTCATAGATTATGATAATGACTTCGTCTGGGATAATGCGGCGATTTACCTGGGGGCTTATGGCGAATTTGACCATGCGGCTTTTTTTGTGTCGGATTACTATGATAAGGCTCTGGTCGTTGATCTGGATTGGGATGAAGAGATCATCAACTTGGATATTTCGTTTGGCTATAGCGCGGTAAGGACGCCGGATTACGAAAATATTTCGGCAGATCGTTTGTAAATTTCTTTAGCGACAAATCAGACCACGAACGGCCACTCAAAATCATTGAGTGGCCGTTCGTTTTTTCAGGGTGTTCCCGACTCTTATTCCATCGGGTGCGTCTCTCTCCAATGGGCGCGAATATCCTCCACCACCATATACAACACCGGCACCAGCACCAGGGCGATCAGAGTGGCAAACAAAATGCCGAACCCCAGCGAGATCGCCATGGGGATCAGAAACCGCGCCTGACGTGAGGTTTCGAAGATCATCGGTGCCAGACCGAAGAAGGTGGTCAGGGTGGTGAGCATAATCGGCCTAAAGCGCTGCATCCCGGCGGCCAGTACAGCATCGTGCGGATTTTCCCCTTTATGCAGACGACGGTTGGCAAAATCGATCAAGACCAGTGAATCGTTGACCACCACGCCGGACAGCGCGACAACACCGAGCAGACTCATGATACTGAGACTGTAGCCCATGGCCAGATGGCCAAGGGTGGCGCCGACCATACCAAACGGAATGCTGATCATGATGATGGCGGGCTGGATATAGCTGCGGAACGGAATGGCCAGCAGCAGATAGATCAACAGCAGCGCCAGCAGCAAACCGGACACCAGCCCCTGAAAGCTCTCCTTCATGTCGGCCTGACGACCTTCGTACGACAAGCTCAGCCCGGCATAGCGATTGAGCAGGTCGGGGATGGTCTCCTCTTCCAGGGCGGCGATGACCTGACCGGCCTGGGGGCGTGGCGTGACATCGGCGGTGACGGTGACAATGCGTCGACCGCTGCGGCGGTCAATGGTGATGTAAGCGCGACCGCGTTTGATCTCGACAGCATCGAGTAGCGGAATTTCAATGCCCTCACTGTTGCGCAGGATCATCTGCTCCAAATTGTATTCAGAGATGCGCTCTTTTTTAGGCAAGCGCACGACAATGGTGATCTCGTTGCGCCCGCGTTGCTGTTTGAGGACATCCGCGCCGTCATAGGCGTTGCGCACTTGCCGGGCCACCTCAGAAGCGGTGAGGCCGAGACTGCGCGCCGCCGGTTTCAGGGTGAAATCGAGTTGCTGTTTGCCTGGGGCAAAACCGTCGTCAATATCTTTGACCTGGCTGTAGCTTTCCAATGCCGCGGCCAGCTCCTCGCTGGCGTTTTCAAGCACCGACAGGTCACGATGGCTCAGTTCCATGGTTAGCGCGGCTCCGGAGCCGGGACCGCCGGAGTCCGAAGAAAAGCTGATCGATTCAACGCCGACAAATTCACCGCTGCGTTGACGCCATAGCTTGGTGAATTGATCCGTCGACATGGGACGGATTTCAGCATCGGTGAGATAGACGCGGATGCGTGCCTGGTGGCTGCCGCTGCGGCCAAGCTGGCTGAACGTGCCGACGGCCAGTTGGTCCCCGCCGTTTTCAGCAATGATTTCATCCGCCGCAGACATGATCTGGCGGGCGATCTGTTCCGTGCGCTCTATGGGCGCACCGTAGGGCAGGGTGACGGACGCCTGGGCATAATCCGACTCGATTTTCGGAAACATGCTCATGCCCATCCGGCCGCTCTTGACATAAGCAATGGTGACCAGCAGCACAGCCACGGCAATGGCGATAGTGATATAGCGGGTGTGCAGCACCTTGTCGAGGAACGGGCCGTAGTATTTCTCAATCATTCGGGTGAAAAAGGCGCTGAAACGCTGCTGTCGCTCATGCAGCCAAGCCATCGGACCTTTGCGCTTGTGGCGATCATTAAGGTGGCCAAGGTGGGCCGGCAGCACAAACAGCGACTCGACCAGAGAGATGGCAAAGACGCTGATAACCACCACCGGGATGGTCATCATGATCTTGCCCATGGTGCCGGGAATAAAGTACAGCGGCATGAACGCCACAATGTTGGTCAACACGCTGAAGGTGACCGGCACGGCCACTTCACGCACCCCGGCGATCGCCGCCTGGACAAAGGGCAAGCCCTGCTGGCGGAATTTATAGATGTTTTCACCGACGACAATGGCGTCATCAACCACGATACCGAGCGCGATAATAAACGCAAACATCGACACCATATTGATGCTGACTCCGGTCATGGCCATCATCAGAAAGGCGCCGAGAAACGAAATCGGAATGCCCATGGTGACCCAGAAGGCCAATCGCGTTTCGAGGAAAATACTCAGCAGCACCAGCACCAGCGCCAGACCGAGAAACGCGTTGCGCGATAACAAGTCCGCCCGTTGTTTAAAGATCTCAGAACGGTCCTTGACCGCTGCCAGCTTAATGCCGGGCGGCAGGTGCTCGTCAAATGCCTCCATCTGGGCAAATACGGCATTGGCAACGTCGATAGGGGTCTGTTCTCCAATGCGGTAGATCTCGATCATCAGGGCGGGTTTGCCGTTGTACTCCGCGCGATAATCGGTGTCTTCAAAGCCGTCCTTGATGGTGGCCATCTCGCCGAGCCGGACAATGCTGCCGTCGTTATTGCTGACCACCGGCAAGCTGGCAAATTGCTGCGCCGTGTCGCGTCGCTCCTTCATGCGGACCAGCACTTCGCCAGCGTCGGTTTTGATGCCGCCGCCGGGAAGATCGATGGAACCGGCGGCGAGGCGGCTGGCCACTTCACCGGTGGTCAGGCCGTAGCGACGCAAGGTTTGCTGGGGGATCTCAATGGAGATCTCCAGATCAGGCACGTCCTCCAGCTCCACCTGGGTGATGTTTTTGTCCTGCAACAGGAAGTCGCGCAACTGTTCAGCCACATTGCGCAGAACGATCTCGCTCTGGTCGCCGTATACGACGATTGATACCACGTCGCGTTTGCGGCTTAGAATCTCCACTTCCGGCTCTTCGGCATCGTCGGGAAAGGTGCTGATGCGATCCACTTCGCTTTCGATGTCGCTGGCCAGTTTTTGCAGATCGGCACCGAGCAGCAGCTCGACGGTGACGACACCAACACCTTCCCTGGCGCTGGAGGTGACCTCATCCACACCGTCGAGGCCCTGTACCGCCTCTTCAATGGCGAGGATGATTCCCTGTTCCACCTCTTCGGGGCTGGCACCGGGGTAAGGCACGGTCACTGTGACGATATCGGTGTCAAACTCGGGAAACACCTCCTGCTTGATCTGGGTGGCAATGAGCAGGCCACCGATCATCAGGATCAACATCAGCAGGTTGGACGCCACCGAATTGCCCGCCATCCAGGCAATGGCCCCCCGTTCTTCACCGGGGCTACGAAACTGGTCGCTCATCGGCCGGCCTCGTCACCGCTGGTTTGGGCCTTCGGCCGATCAAGGCGCAACGGCAGACCCTCGACCGGAGCAGCCAGATCGCTGGTAACAATCAGTTCGCCGGCAGAAACGCCGGAGGTCAGATAAAAGTATTCCTTATCGCGCCAGGCGATTTGAACCGGGCGAATATGCAGTTTTTTGTCTTTGGCCAGCCACAGATGGCGGTTGTCGTGGATTATCTGGCGTGGCACCTTGGTGGCTTCAGCGAGGGTACGGCCAAGAATGGTCACCTCAACATAATCGCCAAGTAGCAACGGGGTGCGTTGGGCGACCGGATGGCCCAGATCAAGCGGGTCACTGATGCGTACCAGCAGCCGTGCCATACGGCCTTGGGTTTCCAAATCGGCGAGCAGCCGCAGAATGGTTCCTGTGCGGTTGCCGGCAGCCGTGGTGATTTTCACGTGAGAGCCTTGTGTCGCGTTGTAGTCGGGGATCTCAATCCATGCCAGAGCCTGCATCGGCACGGACAGTTCCACCCAGAATTCGTCGGTGGCGACCAGAGTGGCAACCGTGGATTGGCTGCTGAGCTGGCTGCCGAGATCAACGGCTTTATCAATCACCAGAGCATCAAACGGCGTGGTGATGATGGTGCGTTGCAGATCAATGCGCGCTTTATCAACGCCGGCTTCGGCGGCGCGCACCTTGGCCTCAGCTTTCTTCAGGTGGGGTTCACGCAGGGCCAGCGCAGGAGGGAGGTTCGTCTGCCCACTGTGCTCCTGCTCGAACAGTTGCCATTCGCGGCGGGCCACTTCCTGCAGCCCCTCTTCAATGGATAAGGCATAGCGAGCATCGGCCAGGGCCGCTTGCTGTTCGGCCAGGGCAACCTCGTAGTCGACCGGGTCGAGGGCCAGCAATTCCTGACCTTTGGCGAGCCGTTTGCCGAGATCGAAATTGTCATTGAGGCGAATCACTTGTCCGGAGACTTGCGCCTGAAGGTCGACCTTCCGCGAAGCGACCACCTGTCCGGCGGCGGTAATGGTCACCTGATGTGCCTGTGGTTGGGCAGGCATTACGGAAACCAGTACCGGTTTTTTGACTTTGGCCTTCTTTGCAGCTTTGGGCGCGGTTTTAATCAGATAGCTGGCCGCAAAAAAGCTCGCTGCCAGAATGACAACGATAATCAGAACGCGCAACCACACCCGCTTGTGCGGCTTGGGTGTGGAGGCAGCATGGTGATCCGGCATGTTGTCCATAAACTCGGTCCTTTTATGATTGAGTTTTTGTAAAAAAGGGGTCCTCGCTTTTCTACAAATCGCTTTTTAACGGGTTACTTTCAAAAGCGTACAAAATTGTCGGGTGCCGACCATTTTGCTCGCCTATCCATAGGCTTCACGAGCCTTTTGCCGAGGCTCTATTGCAACCTGTTTTGACTGTTTGTGGTTGTGCCGCCGAGTGCCCGATGCAGGGCAACGCGGGCCAGCAGTTTGTCGCGTTGTTTCTGCACCCGTTCGCGTTGCAGGGTGTCTACGGACAATTTGACGATCAGGTAGGAGAGATAGTCGTCATCGCCGTTCAGATAGCGAATATAGGCATTGTCCAGCGACTGGTGGCGGCGTTCAATCTGTTGATCGACGGCAGCGAGCTGTTCGCTGATTTTGCGCTCATCAAGCAGGGCGCTCTCCACTTCGTTGACCGCAGTGATCACCGTCTCTTCGTAGGCTGCGAGCAACTCGTCGGCTTCGGCGCGAGCGCGGGTTACTTTGGCACGGCGCGATCCGGCATCGAAAATAGGTCCGGTGACACTGGCAGCAAGGTTGGCCAGCCAGTTGTCAAACAAATCGGCGAACCGGGTGCTGCTGTAACCGGCATCGGCGC
This DNA window, taken from Desulfuromonas acetoxidans DSM 684, encodes the following:
- a CDS encoding efflux RND transporter permease subunit; this translates as MSDQFRSPGEERGAIAWMAGNSVASNLLMLILMIGGLLIATQIKQEVFPEFDTDIVTVTVPYPGASPEEVEQGIILAIEEAVQGLDGVDEVTSSAREGVGVVTVELLLGADLQKLASDIESEVDRISTFPDDAEEPEVEILSRKRDVVSIVVYGDQSEIVLRNVAEQLRDFLLQDKNITQVELEDVPDLEISIEIPQQTLRRYGLTTGEVASRLAAGSIDLPGGGIKTDAGEVLVRMKERRDTAQQFASLPVVSNNDGSIVRLGEMATIKDGFEDTDYRAEYNGKPALMIEIYRIGEQTPIDVANAVFAQMEAFDEHLPPGIKLAAVKDRSEIFKQRADLLSRNAFLGLALVLVLLSIFLETRLAFWVTMGIPISFLGAFLMMAMTGVSINMVSMFAFIIALGIVVDDAIVVGENIYKFRQQGLPFVQAAIAGVREVAVPVTFSVLTNIVAFMPLYFIPGTMGKIMMTIPVVVISVFAISLVESLFVLPAHLGHLNDRHKRKGPMAWLHERQQRFSAFFTRMIEKYYGPFLDKVLHTRYITIAIAVAVLLVTIAYVKSGRMGMSMFPKIESDYAQASVTLPYGAPIERTEQIARQIMSAADEIIAENGGDQLAVGTFSQLGRSGSHQARIRVYLTDAEIRPMSTDQFTKLWRQRSGEFVGVESISFSSDSGGPGSGAALTMELSHRDLSVLENASEELAAALESYSQVKDIDDGFAPGKQQLDFTLKPAARSLGLTASEVARQVRNAYDGADVLKQQRGRNEITIVVRLPKKERISEYNLEQMILRNSEGIEIPLLDAVEIKRGRAYITIDRRSGRRIVTVTADVTPRPQAGQVIAALEEETIPDLLNRYAGLSLSYEGRQADMKESFQGLVSGLLLALLLIYLLLAIPFRSYIQPAIIMISIPFGMVGATLGHLAMGYSLSIMSLLGVVALSGVVVNDSLVLIDFANRRLHKGENPHDAVLAAGMQRFRPIMLTTLTTFFGLAPMIFETSRQARFLIPMAISLGFGILFATLIALVLVPVLYMVVEDIRAHWRETHPME
- a CDS encoding efflux RND transporter periplasmic adaptor subunit, with translation MDNMPDHHAASTPKPHKRVWLRVLIIVVILAASFFAASYLIKTAPKAAKKAKVKKPVLVSVMPAQPQAHQVTITAAGQVVASRKVDLQAQVSGQVIRLNDNFDLGKRLAKGQELLALDPVDYEVALAEQQAALADARYALSIEEGLQEVARREWQLFEQEHSGQTNLPPALALREPHLKKAEAKVRAAEAGVDKARIDLQRTIITTPFDALVIDKAVDLGSQLSSQSTVATLVATDEFWVELSVPMQALAWIEIPDYNATQGSHVKITTAAGNRTGTILRLLADLETQGRMARLLVRISDPLDLGHPVAQRTPLLLGDYVEVTILGRTLAEATKVPRQIIHDNRHLWLAKDKKLHIRPVQIAWRDKEYFYLTSGVSAGELIVTSDLAAPVEGLPLRLDRPKAQTSGDEAGR